The following are from one region of the Euleptes europaea isolate rEulEur1 chromosome 11, rEulEur1.hap1, whole genome shotgun sequence genome:
- the HTR5A gene encoding 5-hydroxytryptamine receptor 5A: MMDWSPNFTCFSVTTLTESNRSGSGSPADLLGAGGSLSVFSVLVLTLLAMLVVATFLWNVLVLATILRVRTFHRVPHNLVASMAISDVMVAALVMPLSLVHELSGRRWRLGQLLCQVWISCDVLCCTASIWNVTAIALDRYWSITRHLEYTLRTRRRISNIMIALTWVLSAIISLAPLLFGWGETYLEHDEECKVSQEPSYTIFSTFGAFYLPLCVVLFVYWKIYKAAKFRIGSRKSNSITPITPEALEVKGASQQPQMVFTARHATVTFQTDGDTWREQKERKAALMVGILIGVFVLCWIPFFITELISPLCSCDIPPLWKSIFLWLGYSNSFFNPLIYTAFNKNYNNAFRNLFSRQP; encoded by the exons ATGATGGATTGGTCTCCAAACTTCACCTGTTTCTCAGTCACGACATTGACGGAGTCCAACCGGAGTGGCTCCGGCTCGCCGGCTGACCTCCTCGGGGCCGGTGGATCCTTGTCGGTGTTCAGCGTGCTCGTCTTGACTCTGTTAGCCATGCTGGTGGTGGCCACTTTCCTCTGGAACGTGCTGGTGCTGGCTACCATCTTGAGGGTGCGCACCTTCCACAGGGTGCCCCACAACCTGGTGGCCTCCATGGCCATCTCGGACGTCATGGTGGCCGCCCTGGTGATGCCCCTTAGCCTGGTGCACGAGTTGTCCGGGCGGCGTTGGCGGCTGGGGCAGCTCCTGTGCCAGGTGTGGATCTCCTGCGACGTGCTGTGCTGCACGGCCAGCATCTGGAACGTCACCGCCATTGCCCTGGACCGCTACTGGTCCATCACCCGCCACCTGGAGTACACGTTGCGTACCCGCCGGCGCATTTCCAACATCATGATTGCTCTCACCTGGGTCCTCTCTGCCATCATCTCCTTGGCGCCGTTGCTGTTCGGCTGGGGAGAGACGTACTTGGAGCACGATGAAGAGTGTAAGGTCAGCCAGGAGCCGTCCTACACCATCTTCTCCACCTTTGGAGCTTTCTACCTGCCCCTCTGCGTGGTGCTGTTTGTGTACTGGAAAATCTACAAGGCAGCCAAGTTCCGCATCGGGTCCCGGAAGAGCAACTCCATCACTCCCATCACACCTGAAGCCCTAGAG GTCAAGGGAGCCTCTCAACAACCCCAGATGGTGTTCACCGCCCGCCACGCTACAGTGACCTTCCAGACCGACGGGGACACGTGGCGGGAACAGAAGGAGCGGAAAGCGGCCCTGATGGTGGGCATCCTTATCGGGGTCTTTGTGCTGTGCTGGATCCCCTTCTTCATCACAGAACTCATCAGTCCGCTCTGCTCCTGTGACATCCCGCCCCTTTGGAAGAGCATCTTCCTCTGGCTCGGCTACTCCAATTCCTTTTTCAACCCGTTGATCTACACGGCCTTCAACAAGAACTACAACAACGCCTTCCGGAACCTGTTCTCAAGGCAGCCGTGA